In Bacillus sp. Marseille-Q1617, a genomic segment contains:
- the qoxB gene encoding cytochrome aa3 quinol oxidase subunit I, protein MFDFIKDNLILNDPLILGANISIVFTVIGVVATLTYFKKWKWLWNDWITSVDHKKIGIMYILAALVMLFRGGVDALLMRAQLTVPNNEFLSSQHYNEIFTTHGTIMILFMAMPFLLGLMNVVVPLQIGARDVAFPYLNNLSFWSFMFGAILFNMSFVFGGSPDAGWTNYAPLAIEGSPGPGINYYLLGLQISGIGTLLTGINFVVTIIKMRAPGMTLLRMPMFTWTTLITAFIIVFAFPILTVTLALMTFDRLFGTHFFTLTDGGNPMLWSNLFWLWGHPEVYIVILPAFGIFSEIIATFARKTLFGYKSMIISLAAISLLSFVVWVHHFFTMGGSAAVNSVFSITTMAIAIPTGIKIFNWLGTLYKGRIEFTTAMMWSVAFIPTFLIGGVTGVMLGMAAADFQYHNNYFLVAHFHYTLIAGVVFACFAGLVYWYPKMFGIKMNERIGKWAFWFFSIGFNVCFLPQFVLGFAGMPRRVYTYGPEDGWTALNVISSVGAFGMGVGFLVIVYNVYYSYRYAKREVSGDAWDGRTLEWATSSAIPPHYNFAHVPEVKSVDAFHYMKQEWKESGKPEDPDYKPIHMPNNAGVPFIMSGLFFVAGFGLVFELWWMAILGLVGIIGTMAHRSLTSHKYDKGYYVSVEEIEKTENRFKREA, encoded by the coding sequence ATGTTTGATTTTATCAAGGATAATTTAATCCTCAATGATCCGTTGATCCTTGGAGCCAACATTTCGATTGTTTTCACAGTAATCGGGGTTGTCGCAACCCTGACCTATTTCAAGAAGTGGAAATGGCTCTGGAACGACTGGATCACGAGTGTTGATCATAAAAAGATAGGTATCATGTATATTCTCGCTGCATTGGTCATGCTCTTCCGCGGAGGGGTCGATGCACTATTGATGAGGGCCCAATTGACGGTGCCGAATAACGAGTTTTTATCATCACAGCACTATAATGAAATCTTTACGACTCATGGTACGATCATGATCCTGTTCATGGCGATGCCATTCCTACTTGGATTGATGAACGTTGTTGTACCTCTGCAAATCGGTGCAAGGGACGTTGCGTTCCCTTACTTGAATAACCTGAGTTTCTGGTCATTCATGTTCGGGGCGATCCTTTTCAATATGTCATTCGTATTCGGTGGTTCACCGGATGCCGGGTGGACGAACTACGCGCCGCTTGCGATCGAAGGAAGCCCTGGTCCGGGTATCAATTACTACTTGCTCGGATTGCAGATTTCAGGGATCGGTACGTTACTGACGGGTATCAACTTTGTCGTCACGATCATTAAGATGCGTGCGCCGGGCATGACGCTTCTTCGCATGCCGATGTTCACGTGGACGACATTGATCACGGCATTCATCATTGTGTTTGCATTCCCGATCTTGACAGTTACGCTTGCACTGATGACGTTTGACCGTTTGTTCGGCACGCATTTCTTCACGCTGACGGACGGCGGGAATCCGATGCTTTGGTCGAACCTGTTCTGGTTATGGGGACATCCGGAAGTATATATCGTCATTTTGCCTGCTTTCGGTATCTTCTCGGAAATCATTGCCACTTTTGCAAGAAAAACATTGTTTGGCTATAAATCTATGATTATATCACTTGCTGCCATTTCACTACTCAGCTTCGTCGTGTGGGTTCACCACTTCTTCACGATGGGCGGAAGTGCTGCAGTGAACAGTGTGTTCTCGATTACGACGATGGCGATTGCCATCCCGACCGGTATCAAGATATTCAACTGGCTCGGGACCTTGTATAAGGGAAGGATCGAGTTTACGACCGCGATGATGTGGTCGGTGGCGTTCATCCCGACATTCCTGATCGGCGGGGTGACTGGTGTCATGCTCGGTATGGCTGCAGCTGACTTCCAGTATCACAACAACTACTTCCTGGTTGCTCACTTCCACTACACACTCATCGCAGGTGTCGTATTTGCCTGCTTCGCAGGACTTGTTTACTGGTATCCGAAGATGTTCGGCATCAAGATGAACGAACGAATCGGGAAATGGGCTTTCTGGTTCTTCTCGATCGGATTCAACGTATGTTTCTTACCGCAATTCGTATTAGGATTCGCGGGTATGCCAAGACGTGTGTACACATACGGACCTGAAGACGGCTGGACTGCATTGAATGTCATTTCTTCTGTAGGGGCATTCGGAATGGGTGTCGGATTCCTGGTCATCGTGTATAACGTATATTACAGCTACCGTTATGCGAAGAGAGAGGTATCAGGCGATGCTTGGGATGGCCGCACACTGGAGTGGGCAACAAGCTCAGCGATTCCTCCTCACTATAACTTCGCTCATGTACCTGAAGTGAAGAGTGTGGATGCATTCCATTACATGAAACAGGAATGGAAAGAATCCGGCAAACCTGAAGATCCGGATTATAAACCGATCCACATGCCGAACAATGCAGGTGTACCGTTCATCATGTCCGGTCTCTTCTTTGTAGCAGGATTCGGCTTGGTGTTCGAGCTATGGTGGATGGCGATCCTCGGGCTTGTGGGCATCATCGGAACTATGGCCCATCGCTCACTTACTTCACACAAATATGATAAAGGCTATTATGTAAGTGTGGAAGAAATAGAAAAGACTGAAAATCGTTTCAAGAGGGAGGCGTGA
- the qoxC gene encoding cytochrome aa3 quinol oxidase subunit III has protein sequence MAHSTNVDPNTPLEYQSEIGRLNIFGFWIFIGAEMALFATIFATFFALESGTVGGPLPSEVFDLKNTIIMTLLLLISSFTSGLSINELRRRNVKGMMVWLIITLLFGAGFLYMEIAEFLHLIHEGATMGTNAYWSSFYLLTGTHGLHVSLGILWIILVMFQVKKQGLNPDTAKKLFVSSLYWHFLDFVWIFVFTSVYLLGMVG, from the coding sequence ATGGCACATAGTACAAATGTAGATCCAAACACGCCACTGGAATATCAATCTGAAATCGGCAGACTGAATATCTTCGGTTTCTGGATTTTCATCGGAGCGGAAATGGCGCTGTTCGCCACCATTTTCGCCACGTTCTTTGCCCTTGAAAGCGGAACGGTAGGCGGTCCGCTGCCAAGTGAAGTGTTTGATCTGAAGAATACGATCATCATGACGTTACTATTGTTAATCAGTAGTTTCACGTCCGGTTTATCGATAAATGAATTAAGAAGAAGAAATGTCAAAGGGATGATGGTCTGGCTGATCATCACACTGCTATTCGGTGCAGGGTTCCTTTACATGGAGATCGCAGAGTTCCTTCACCTCATTCATGAAGGGGCGACGATGGGAACCAATGCATACTGGTCTTCATTCTATCTGTTGACCGGTACGCATGGTCTCCACGTTTCATTAGGTATCCTTTGGATCATTCTCGTGATGTTCCAGGTGAAGAAACAGGGATTGAACCCTGATACCGCAAAAAAACTATTTGTATCCAGCTTGTACTGGCACTTCCTTGATTTCGTGTGGATCTTCGTGTTTACAAGCGTGTACTTGTTAGGGATGGTGGGATAA
- the qoxD gene encoding cytochrome aa3 quinol oxidase subunit IV has translation MSNNTSNHSRIPWTQIIGFFLSVGLTFLAVYWGLYTDLARGAIVAIVFGLAFLQAAIQLFMFMHVNEGEGKWQVGKMLSAGFIAIVIVAGSVWVMNSMH, from the coding sequence ATGTCAAATAACACATCAAACCACAGCCGTATACCCTGGACTCAAATCATTGGATTTTTCTTGTCAGTCGGATTGACGTTCCTTGCTGTTTACTGGGGACTGTACACTGACCTTGCCCGCGGAGCCATCGTGGCCATTGTCTTTGGTCTTGCCTTCCTGCAGGCGGCAATCCAGCTGTTCATGTTCATGCACGTAAATGAAGGCGAAGGAAAATGGCAGGTCGGGAAAATGCTCTCGGCGGGCTTCATCGCCATCGTCATTGTTGCTGGTTCTGTTTGGGTTATGAACAGTATGCACTAA